Proteins encoded in a region of the Paenibacillus sp. W2I17 genome:
- a CDS encoding cytochrome ubiquinol oxidase subunit I has product MDPIMLSRIQYALTTIFHFFFVPLSIGLVLLVAIMETLYVVKGKEIYKTMAKFWGKLFLINFAVGVVTGILQEFQFGMNWSEYSRFVGDVFGAPLAIEALLAFFMESTFIGLWIFGWDRLSKKVHLACIWLVFVGTFLSALWILAANSFMQHPVGFEINNGRAEMNDFFALITNGQLLVEFPHTIFGALMTGAFVVTGISAYKLMKKQDVEIFRKSFNIAIIIALVSSFGVAFSGHFQAQYLVETQPMKMAASEGTWTTTEDPAPWTVVAFIDPDKQESTGEIKIPGLLSYLSYSKFSGSVKGMKELQAEYEQMYGPGDYIPPVRTTFWSFRIMIAAGGLMIALALYGTFLAMRKKLEVAGKWFMRLMVFAISLPFIANTSGWIMTEVGRQPWTVFGYMTTEAGVSPNVSAGMILFSTIAFTAAYTVLGIVMVYLFVREIKAGPFAVENPEDHDESADPFGVDGGYSVVTK; this is encoded by the coding sequence ATGGATCCGATTATGTTATCGCGTATCCAATATGCACTTACAACGATTTTCCATTTCTTTTTTGTCCCGCTATCCATCGGTCTTGTACTGTTGGTTGCAATCATGGAGACGTTGTACGTTGTTAAGGGTAAGGAGATTTACAAAACGATGGCCAAGTTCTGGGGCAAGCTGTTCCTGATTAACTTTGCCGTCGGGGTTGTCACAGGTATTCTGCAAGAGTTCCAGTTTGGCATGAACTGGTCCGAGTACTCCCGATTTGTCGGAGATGTGTTCGGTGCGCCACTGGCTATTGAAGCGCTACTGGCGTTTTTTATGGAGTCTACATTTATTGGATTGTGGATATTCGGATGGGATCGTTTGTCCAAAAAAGTGCATCTAGCCTGCATCTGGCTGGTGTTTGTCGGCACATTCCTGTCCGCGCTGTGGATTCTGGCAGCCAATTCGTTTATGCAACATCCTGTTGGGTTTGAGATTAACAATGGCCGAGCCGAGATGAATGATTTTTTTGCACTCATCACAAATGGTCAGCTTCTCGTTGAGTTCCCACATACAATCTTTGGGGCATTGATGACAGGGGCCTTCGTTGTAACCGGGATCAGTGCCTACAAATTGATGAAAAAGCAGGATGTGGAGATCTTCCGCAAATCGTTTAATATCGCGATCATTATCGCTCTTGTTTCCTCATTTGGCGTCGCTTTCTCCGGGCACTTCCAGGCGCAATATCTGGTGGAGACACAGCCGATGAAGATGGCAGCCAGTGAGGGCACATGGACAACGACAGAAGATCCGGCACCATGGACGGTGGTCGCTTTTATTGATCCGGATAAACAGGAGAGTACGGGTGAGATCAAAATCCCTGGATTGCTCAGTTATCTGTCCTACAGCAAGTTCTCCGGTAGTGTCAAAGGCATGAAGGAGCTTCAAGCTGAGTATGAACAGATGTATGGACCGGGGGACTATATCCCGCCGGTACGGACAACATTCTGGAGTTTCCGCATCATGATCGCAGCGGGTGGTTTAATGATTGCACTGGCGCTATACGGTACGTTCCTAGCCATGCGTAAGAAGCTGGAGGTCGCTGGAAAGTGGTTTATGCGTCTGATGGTGTTCGCCATATCTTTGCCGTTTATCGCCAATACGTCAGGTTGGATTATGACCGAGGTAGGAAGACAGCCATGGACAGTATTTGGCTATATGACAACCGAAGCCGGGGTCTCGCCGAACGTATCCGCAGGAATGATCCTGTTCTCGACCATCGCTTTTACCGCTGCGTATACGGTTCTCGGAATCGTGATGGTATACCTGTTCGTACGTGAGATCAAAGCAGGACCGTTTGCGGTCGAGAACCCAGAAGATCACGATGAATCGGCCGATCCGTTCGGCGTGGATGGAGGTTATTCCGTTGTCACTAAGTGA
- the cydB gene encoding cytochrome d ubiquinol oxidase subunit II: MNRPIRSAWMEVIPLSLSELWFLLIAVLFVGFFFLEGFDFGVGMSTGIIAKTDRERRTLINSIGPFWDGNEVWLITAGGAMFAAFPHWYATLFSGFYLPLVVVLLALIGRGVAFEFRSKMKQQRWRKTWDIIIVVSSALLPFLFGVVFATLMKGLPIDGEMQLRAGFLDIVNPYTVIGGLSVTLLCLVHGLLFASLRTVGDLRERALKTAQKLMLPLAALLAVYALMTYFMTDVFAVRGWALWIMVVLGAVSLALAAYFVRQKREGWAFGMTGAVIAIAFASVFIGLFPRVMVSSFGAAYDLTVYNAASGAYSLKVMTIVACTLLPFVLGYQIWSYYIFRKRLNEQHHLEY, encoded by the coding sequence ATGAATCGGCCGATCCGTTCGGCGTGGATGGAGGTTATTCCGTTGTCACTAAGTGAGTTGTGGTTTTTGCTGATTGCCGTATTGTTTGTTGGTTTCTTCTTTTTGGAAGGTTTTGATTTTGGTGTGGGGATGTCTACAGGCATTATCGCCAAAACAGACCGTGAACGTCGGACTCTGATCAACTCGATCGGTCCGTTCTGGGATGGTAATGAAGTATGGCTGATTACGGCGGGGGGAGCAATGTTTGCTGCCTTCCCGCACTGGTATGCCACGTTGTTCAGTGGTTTTTACCTGCCACTTGTGGTGGTGTTACTCGCCTTGATTGGCCGTGGAGTTGCTTTCGAATTCCGCAGTAAAATGAAACAGCAGCGCTGGCGCAAAACATGGGACATCATCATTGTTGTCTCCAGCGCGCTCTTGCCTTTCCTGTTCGGAGTGGTCTTTGCCACGTTGATGAAAGGTCTGCCCATTGATGGGGAGATGCAATTGCGTGCAGGATTCCTCGATATTGTTAATCCGTACACCGTGATTGGCGGCTTGAGCGTAACCCTGTTATGTCTGGTGCATGGATTGCTGTTTGCCTCACTACGGACAGTAGGTGATCTCAGAGAGCGTGCCTTGAAGACAGCGCAAAAATTGATGCTGCCGCTGGCTGCACTACTCGCTGTTTACGCGTTAATGACGTATTTCATGACGGATGTGTTCGCCGTACGCGGCTGGGCTCTCTGGATCATGGTTGTACTTGGTGCAGTTTCGCTTGCACTTGCGGCATACTTTGTTCGTCAGAAGCGTGAAGGCTGGGCTTTTGGTATGACTGGAGCAGTTATTGCAATTGCCTTTGCCTCGGTCTTTATCGGACTTTTCCCAAGAGTGATGGTGAGTTCCTTTGGGGCGGCGTATGACCTGACTGTATACAATGCCGCATCGGGTGCGTATTCATTGAAAGTAATGACCATTGTAGCTTGCACATTGCTGCCGTTTGTTCTTGGCTATCAGATCTGGAGTTATTATATCTTCCGCAAACGTCTGAACGAGCAGCACCACCTGGAGTACTGA
- the cydD gene encoding thiol reductant ABC exporter subunit CydD: MGRGLLKLPGIRPVLALASALVLLQAMTIIMQAKWLAQAITALFEGSSVTEQYPVLLLFLAAFAARYALSFWLQLVTSRYAEKTGTDLRRQMVEQWFRLGPRYAKTEGTGHLVTLAREGTAQYKTYLELFIPRMLGIAFTPIVILLYVFKLDLMSGVILMLTLPILIVFMILIGLAAQRKIDGQFRSYKALANHFVDTLRGLETLKTLGQSKTHEGSILRVSQRYRKATMSTLRMAFLSSFALDFFTMLSVASVAVGLGLRLTEGHMLLGPALTVLILAPEYFLPVRMLGADYHATLDGKEAGAAINQVIERGKVAEQKQKEAYANVVAHPVTLEDEVGSVGSTSSLSSGKKKATTSAIRVVLNDKTAAGHLAPDPVSTTPELVSSSSSVFSWNENSRLALTDVQVRHDDEGPYSLKDVTFQITGLGKIGIIGASGAGKSTLIDVLAGFQLPTSGQVLANGQPVTQDMLESWRRQMAAIPQHPYIFSGSLADNVRFYMPEASDAEVTKAISAAGLTKLLSSLSGGLHELIGAGGRQLSGGQEQRVALARALLSKRNILLLDEPTAHLDVETEYELKQTMLPLFEGKLVFLATHRLHWMPHMDQIIVMDGGTVAETGTHQELLARQGVYYQMIQAQMEAI; encoded by the coding sequence ATGGGACGGGGGCTGCTGAAGCTGCCGGGCATCCGGCCTGTACTTGCGCTGGCATCAGCGCTGGTGTTGCTACAGGCGATGACGATCATTATGCAAGCCAAATGGCTGGCACAGGCCATCACGGCATTGTTTGAAGGTTCATCCGTAACGGAGCAGTACCCGGTACTGCTGCTGTTCCTGGCTGCTTTTGCCGCCCGCTACGCCCTATCCTTCTGGTTACAACTCGTGACTTCACGATATGCGGAGAAGACAGGGACTGATCTGCGCAGACAGATGGTGGAGCAGTGGTTCAGACTTGGACCGCGTTATGCCAAGACGGAGGGCACAGGACATCTGGTTACACTGGCACGTGAGGGAACAGCCCAATACAAGACGTATCTCGAACTATTCATTCCTCGCATGCTGGGCATAGCATTCACACCCATCGTCATTCTGCTGTATGTGTTCAAGCTGGATCTGATGTCCGGGGTTATTCTGATGCTGACACTCCCAATCCTGATCGTGTTCATGATTCTGATTGGCCTCGCTGCGCAGCGCAAGATAGACGGACAATTCAGATCCTACAAAGCACTCGCCAACCATTTTGTTGATACCCTGCGTGGGCTGGAGACGCTGAAAACATTGGGACAGAGCAAAACACACGAAGGGTCCATTCTGCGGGTCAGTCAGCGGTATCGGAAGGCAACGATGTCTACCCTGCGCATGGCTTTTCTTTCTTCGTTTGCACTCGATTTCTTCACCATGCTGTCCGTTGCTTCCGTAGCAGTTGGTCTGGGATTACGTCTGACGGAAGGGCATATGCTGCTTGGCCCTGCGCTGACAGTACTGATTCTGGCACCGGAATATTTCCTGCCTGTACGTATGCTCGGCGCTGATTATCATGCCACATTGGACGGTAAGGAAGCCGGAGCGGCCATTAATCAGGTGATTGAACGGGGGAAAGTCGCCGAACAGAAACAGAAAGAAGCCTATGCAAATGTTGTTGCACATCCGGTTACGTTAGAGGACGAAGTTGGATCTGTTGGATCTACATCATCATTATCTTCGGGTAAAAAGAAAGCTACTACTTCAGCCATACGCGTCGTGTTGAATGATAAAACGGCTGCGGGGCATCTTGCTCCTGATCCTGTTTCTACTACTCCTGAGCTTGTTTCTTCCTCTTCCTCAGTGTTCTCTTGGAATGAGAATAGTAGATTGGCTCTAACGGATGTACAGGTACGACACGATGATGAAGGTCCTTATTCGCTAAAGGATGTCACATTTCAGATCACAGGTCTTGGCAAAATCGGTATTATTGGCGCCAGCGGAGCAGGCAAGTCCACGTTGATTGACGTATTGGCTGGATTTCAGCTTCCTACTTCAGGCCAAGTATTAGCCAACGGACAGCCTGTGACACAGGATATGCTTGAATCCTGGCGAAGACAGATGGCAGCTATCCCGCAGCATCCGTATATTTTCAGTGGAAGCCTGGCCGATAACGTTCGTTTCTATATGCCGGAGGCTTCGGATGCGGAAGTGACCAAGGCCATTAGCGCAGCTGGATTAACCAAGCTACTGTCTTCATTATCCGGTGGGCTGCATGAGCTCATTGGGGCTGGTGGCAGACAGCTCAGTGGTGGGCAGGAGCAACGGGTGGCTCTGGCAAGAGCTTTGCTTAGTAAACGAAACATCCTGTTGCTTGATGAACCGACAGCTCATCTGGATGTGGAAACAGAGTATGAACTGAAACAGACGATGCTGCCACTGTTTGAAGGCAAACTTGTATTTTTGGCTACCCATCGTCTGCACTGGATGCCACATATGGATCAGATCATTGTCATGGATGGCGGCACGGTGGCAGAGACGGGAACACATCAGGAATTACTGGCACGACAAGGTGTATATTATCAGATGATTCAGGCCCAGATGGAGGCGATATAA
- the cydC gene encoding thiol reductant ABC exporter subunit CydC, whose translation MKSGYEHMETVRNGKEKNSWIAPYVAQYRWRFIAVIALGTCAALCAVLLLFTSGFLISKSALRPENILMVYVPIVGVRAFGIFRAVFRYIERLAGHDAVLRVLADQRVKLYHILEPQALFLRSRMQTGDVLGALADDVERLQDIYLRTVFPAVTALVMYGGAVIAFGSVDLGFAVWMGLYMLFLAAVLPVISLKVTWKWRVRLKKENSRLYTRLTDGVLGLGDWLASGRAAEFVQQQEEAEEQVDAVRRKLRRWTRWRDLMAQCVIGLLVVSVTLWAGNAASVGQLPAVMIAAFVLVLFPLTETLLPVGDAVEHLPQYRESLDRLKQLEEKEHLPLQNGAGDADGTGESISVVKNGNGLAGQPSESLPAANAILDRRIRLRIPPKLRADIEINRVSYRYAADDAYAVQDVSLHLPQGKRLAILGRSGGGKSTLLKLIQGALLPSAGKVLINNMSVQTLGESVTDVIAVLNQSPHLFDTTVANNLRIGRPHATDEQIRQVAAQVGLSGLIESLPQGYDTPMLETGLRFSGGERQRIALARVLLRETPVIILDEPTVGLDPVTERELMRTILDSLQGKTMIWVTHHLIGAEQMDELIFMENGKIVMQGSHEQLLAGEERYRRLIELDRPGWSDLQTVEGKLPTAASR comes from the coding sequence ATGAAGTCCGGATATGAGCATATGGAGACCGTCCGTAACGGAAAAGAAAAAAATAGCTGGATTGCTCCGTATGTGGCACAGTACCGGTGGAGATTCATTGCAGTCATTGCGCTAGGTACATGCGCTGCCTTGTGTGCGGTACTGCTGTTGTTCACCTCCGGATTTCTGATCTCCAAGTCTGCGCTGCGTCCTGAAAATATTTTGATGGTGTATGTACCTATTGTTGGGGTACGTGCATTTGGGATATTCCGCGCCGTGTTTCGATATATCGAGCGATTGGCAGGACATGATGCCGTATTGCGGGTGTTGGCCGATCAACGGGTGAAGCTGTATCACATTCTGGAGCCACAGGCCCTGTTCCTGCGTTCTCGCATGCAGACCGGAGATGTGCTCGGAGCACTGGCCGATGATGTGGAGCGGCTGCAGGATATTTATCTGCGTACAGTCTTCCCCGCCGTTACCGCGCTTGTTATGTACGGTGGGGCTGTGATTGCCTTTGGCAGTGTTGATCTGGGATTTGCGGTGTGGATGGGCTTGTATATGTTATTTCTCGCTGCCGTGTTACCTGTAATCTCTCTGAAAGTGACGTGGAAATGGCGTGTGCGGCTGAAAAAGGAAAACAGCAGGTTGTATACCCGTCTGACCGACGGTGTACTTGGACTGGGAGATTGGCTTGCAAGTGGACGAGCAGCAGAATTTGTTCAGCAGCAGGAAGAAGCGGAGGAACAGGTCGACGCAGTTCGTCGCAAGTTGCGGCGTTGGACACGCTGGCGTGATCTGATGGCCCAGTGCGTCATTGGCCTGCTGGTGGTATCGGTTACGTTATGGGCCGGAAATGCCGCTTCTGTCGGACAATTGCCTGCCGTGATGATTGCTGCTTTTGTGCTGGTACTATTTCCGCTCACGGAAACACTCCTGCCTGTAGGGGATGCTGTGGAGCATCTTCCACAATACCGGGAATCGCTGGACCGCTTGAAACAGCTCGAAGAGAAAGAGCATCTTCCGTTGCAGAATGGAGCCGGTGATGCTGACGGAACGGGCGAATCGATCTCTGTAGTAAAAAACGGCAACGGATTGGCTGGACAGCCATCGGAGTCCTTGCCAGCTGCGAATGCTATTCTGGACAGACGAATTCGTCTTCGCATTCCACCCAAACTCAGAGCAGACATCGAGATTAATCGCGTAAGTTACCGTTATGCAGCGGATGATGCTTATGCCGTACAGGACGTCTCCCTTCATCTGCCACAAGGTAAACGATTAGCCATCCTTGGACGAAGTGGCGGCGGCAAATCGACCTTGTTGAAGCTGATACAGGGGGCTTTGCTGCCGTCTGCGGGGAAAGTTTTAATCAATAATATGTCTGTGCAGACCTTGGGTGAGAGTGTCACTGATGTCATTGCGGTGTTGAATCAGAGCCCACACCTGTTCGACACCACGGTAGCCAATAATTTGCGGATTGGTCGTCCACATGCAACAGATGAGCAGATTCGTCAGGTGGCCGCGCAAGTAGGGTTATCCGGTCTGATCGAATCCTTGCCGCAGGGATATGATACACCGATGCTGGAGACGGGGCTGCGTTTCTCCGGTGGGGAAAGGCAACGGATCGCTCTGGCCCGGGTACTGCTTCGGGAGACACCTGTTATTATATTGGATGAACCAACCGTAGGGCTTGATCCGGTGACGGAACGAGAGTTGATGCGCACCATTCTGGACAGCTTGCAAGGCAAAACGATGATCTGGGTCACCCATCACCTGATTGGTGCGGAACAGATGGACGAACTTATTTTTATGGAAAATGGAAAGATTGTCATGCAGGGTTCTCACGAACAATTGCTGGCTGGGGAAGAGCGATACCGCCGTCTCATTGAACTTGATCGGCCGGGGTGGTCTGACTTGCAGACAGTAGAGGGCAAGCTGCCTACTGCCGCTTCCAGATAG
- a CDS encoding LacI family DNA-binding transcriptional regulator: MNIKTIASLAGVSVATVSKIINNYPDISEETRQRVLKIMEETGYRPSSSAKTLATKKSSLVGVVFAGKLNVDFSHPFFVQVINAFKKQIGLLGYDLLFFSNEKFLDQGEDYLARSKYFQVDGCIIIAGDEVESSIFDLDASPIPCIGIDIELTGQSSCYIMSDNDKISTKVVEQFYMNGYRDVGFIGLERASLVMQQREMAFKRSLNQFSLDEKPAWVVYSKDYAAADGYEAAKKMLACKTLPRAVFAATDLLAFGAIRAFKEVGLRIPEDIAVAGCDDIEACRYTDPPLTTVKQDTDKIGRLAAMILFDLMNKQMDNRCIKVEPELVVRQSCGTAMLLAKEI; encoded by the coding sequence ATGAATATCAAAACGATAGCAAGTTTAGCCGGCGTGTCTGTAGCCACGGTGTCCAAGATTATCAATAACTATCCAGATATTAGCGAGGAAACGCGCCAGCGCGTGCTTAAAATTATGGAAGAGACAGGCTATCGTCCATCTTCTTCAGCCAAAACACTGGCAACCAAAAAATCCAGCCTCGTTGGCGTCGTGTTTGCAGGGAAGCTGAACGTGGATTTCAGCCACCCTTTCTTCGTACAGGTTATCAATGCGTTTAAAAAACAAATTGGCTTGCTTGGATACGACCTACTCTTCTTCTCGAATGAGAAGTTTCTGGATCAGGGTGAGGACTACTTGGCGAGATCCAAGTATTTTCAAGTGGATGGCTGTATTATTATTGCGGGGGATGAGGTCGAGAGCAGCATATTCGACCTGGATGCCAGCCCGATTCCTTGTATCGGAATAGATATCGAGCTAACAGGACAAAGCTCCTGTTACATCATGTCCGATAACGATAAGATCTCAACCAAAGTTGTAGAACAATTTTATATGAACGGTTATCGAGATGTTGGTTTTATCGGGCTGGAGCGCGCCTCTCTTGTGATGCAACAGAGAGAGATGGCTTTCAAACGTTCACTAAATCAGTTTAGTCTTGATGAAAAGCCCGCGTGGGTTGTATACAGCAAAGATTATGCCGCAGCGGATGGATACGAAGCGGCCAAGAAAATGCTCGCCTGCAAAACTCTGCCACGTGCCGTGTTTGCAGCCACAGATCTACTTGCCTTTGGAGCTATTCGCGCCTTTAAGGAAGTGGGGTTACGCATTCCAGAAGATATAGCTGTGGCAGGTTGTGACGACATCGAAGCCTGCCGTTATACCGATCCTCCGCTAACAACCGTCAAGCAGGATACGGATAAAATTGGACGCCTTGCTGCCATGATTCTGTTCGATCTGATGAACAAACAAATGGATAATCGTTGCATTAAAGTAGAGCCGGAACTGGTTGTGCGTCAATCCTGTGGCACAGCCATGCTGCTGGCAAAGGAGATCTGA
- a CDS encoding ABC transporter substrate-binding protein, translating into MKKMTLAIVLVTALLCVLAACSSSSSESEGTQATDSSKKVTLKIIHWQQENINNYIKEFNTKFEAKYPDVKVEYTTVPADATYDQLMQTRMNAGSNGDVDIIPLKSSFVGAPQEWSSGAADPMWKQWIDAGLISDLSDQSFIKNYNEADVQNAMTYNDKVYGVNMGKVAFTGLFYNKELFAKYNLEIPTTWDELQHVIKVFKDNGVEALGLAGKDVWPIGLAVQGLQASIHDDQLAYIKGLWTGETKLTDPVQLEVLQKSQDLMNNAMPGFMGIDYGTLPSLFATGKVAMIADGTWDATTIQTANPDLKFGYFPIPGSNDAAKNKNLAGKYDMTWMVVDNSPNKDYAMKWLDMLSEKENYTEFVNAAGFLPTQPDVEMTSEFIQGIQPYLEDFKLSWDQLFINRQNVGQYISEASVHAEMLKPAGPIATPEELAGKSQADWDAAAPK; encoded by the coding sequence ATGAAGAAAATGACTTTAGCCATTGTACTTGTAACCGCTTTATTATGTGTGCTCGCCGCTTGTAGTAGCAGCTCTTCGGAATCAGAAGGAACTCAGGCTACAGACAGCAGCAAAAAAGTTACCTTGAAGATCATTCACTGGCAGCAAGAGAATATTAACAACTACATCAAAGAGTTTAATACGAAATTTGAAGCGAAATATCCGGACGTAAAGGTGGAATATACTACGGTTCCGGCAGACGCGACTTACGATCAGTTGATGCAAACACGGATGAACGCCGGAAGTAATGGGGACGTAGATATCATTCCACTCAAATCAAGCTTTGTAGGCGCTCCGCAGGAATGGTCCAGTGGTGCTGCTGATCCGATGTGGAAGCAATGGATCGATGCCGGGTTAATCAGTGATCTGTCTGATCAATCTTTTATCAAAAACTACAATGAAGCGGATGTACAGAACGCAATGACGTATAACGATAAGGTGTACGGTGTAAACATGGGCAAGGTGGCATTCACAGGACTGTTCTACAATAAGGAACTCTTCGCAAAATATAATCTGGAGATCCCTACAACCTGGGATGAATTGCAACATGTTATCAAAGTGTTCAAAGACAATGGTGTCGAAGCGCTGGGTCTGGCGGGTAAAGATGTATGGCCAATAGGTCTTGCGGTGCAAGGGCTTCAGGCCTCTATTCATGATGATCAGCTTGCTTATATCAAAGGTCTATGGACTGGTGAAACCAAGCTGACTGATCCGGTTCAACTTGAAGTCTTGCAGAAATCTCAGGATCTGATGAACAATGCAATGCCTGGTTTCATGGGTATTGACTACGGAACATTGCCCAGTTTGTTCGCTACAGGCAAGGTGGCTATGATTGCTGACGGCACTTGGGATGCAACAACAATTCAAACGGCCAACCCTGATTTGAAGTTTGGATATTTCCCAATTCCAGGTAGCAATGATGCAGCCAAGAACAAAAATCTGGCGGGTAAATACGATATGACCTGGATGGTGGTGGATAACTCACCTAACAAGGATTACGCAATGAAATGGCTTGATATGTTATCGGAGAAAGAGAACTACACGGAATTTGTGAATGCAGCCGGATTCCTGCCAACACAGCCTGATGTGGAGATGACAAGTGAGTTTATCCAAGGCATTCAGCCTTACCTGGAGGACTTTAAACTTTCTTGGGATCAGTTGTTCATTAACCGTCAGAATGTAGGACAGTACATTTCTGAGGCCAGCGTTCACGCAGAGATGCTGAAGCCAGCCGGACCGATTGCAACACCGGAAGAGCTTGCAGGTAAATCCCAAGCGGACTGGGATGCTGCTGCTCCAAAGTAA
- a CDS encoding carbohydrate ABC transporter permease, which translates to MYPFGKGKARLIPYLYLSIPLLLYVVFGFGPSLVTILFSFTDATGVRGQEWSFIGFENYKTFFGASNAGDRMDAIGRSLYFAFAVVIIQNAVGLFIAILINKKLRGDKLYRAVFFLPVVLGVTVSGLIWQLVANPLGGPAQSFLNFFGTSSNFFGDYNIAFELIIFVQIWMYMGYSMTIFLAGLQSIPSDLYEAGYMDGASGWKAFTNITFPMIAPAFTVNMLLSIIGALQTFDIIYVLTGGKFNTTTLAFDVYATAFGTGTADYGLASAVAMIQFLFVFTISMVALFYLRRREVEA; encoded by the coding sequence ATGTATCCGTTTGGGAAAGGTAAGGCAAGACTTATTCCTTATCTGTATTTGAGCATTCCGTTGTTACTTTATGTCGTGTTTGGCTTCGGTCCATCACTTGTGACGATACTGTTTTCGTTTACAGATGCTACTGGTGTTCGGGGCCAGGAATGGAGCTTTATCGGCTTTGAAAACTATAAAACATTTTTTGGTGCATCCAATGCTGGAGACCGAATGGATGCTATTGGGCGATCCTTATACTTTGCGTTTGCTGTTGTGATCATACAAAATGCAGTGGGTTTGTTTATAGCGATTTTGATCAATAAAAAGCTTAGAGGCGATAAATTATATCGCGCGGTATTCTTTTTGCCAGTGGTGCTGGGGGTTACTGTGTCTGGACTCATTTGGCAACTCGTTGCAAATCCGCTGGGCGGACCGGCCCAGTCCTTTCTGAATTTCTTTGGTACCAGTTCCAACTTTTTTGGCGATTATAATATCGCTTTTGAACTGATTATTTTTGTTCAGATCTGGATGTACATGGGTTACTCCATGACGATTTTTCTTGCAGGTCTGCAGTCCATTCCGAGCGATCTGTATGAGGCGGGTTACATGGATGGTGCTTCGGGGTGGAAAGCATTTACGAACATTACATTCCCCATGATTGCTCCTGCATTCACGGTTAACATGCTCTTGTCTATCATAGGGGCATTGCAAACCTTTGATATTATCTATGTACTTACAGGCGGCAAGTTCAATACAACGACGCTTGCGTTTGATGTTTATGCTACGGCATTTGGCACAGGAACGGCTGATTACGGTTTGGCTTCTGCTGTCGCGATGATTCAGTTCCTCTTTGTATTTACCATATCGATGGTCGCTTTATTTTACCTTCGCAGAAGAGAGGTGGAAGCGTAA
- a CDS encoding carbohydrate ABC transporter permease, translating to MKQSQTSRMVSYVIVLLMLALYVFPLFYLFNVSMKTQTEYLLDPVALTEGIRLENFSEAWNKGNFSQYMWNSVLYTGMSTLLTLILSIFAAFPLARRYVKFSTLIYIFFLISMYLPNPLIPQFSLINNLGLYNTQIGYILLKTTGTGIAFLMFVGYIKSISRELDEASAMDGCGYTRYLFTILVPLMKPILATGIILTAIGVWNDIIGPTIYLSDPNYQPVTKGLFTFYGQYMNNWPLLACGILIVTLPLVVLYVALQRFIVGGAMAGAVKS from the coding sequence ATGAAACAGAGCCAAACGTCCAGAATGGTCAGCTACGTTATCGTTCTGCTCATGCTTGCGTTGTACGTTTTCCCTCTATTCTATCTGTTCAATGTATCCATGAAGACACAGACAGAGTATCTGCTCGATCCTGTAGCTCTTACTGAAGGGATCCGGCTTGAGAACTTTTCCGAAGCATGGAACAAAGGGAACTTCTCTCAGTATATGTGGAACAGTGTGCTCTATACAGGGATGTCCACCCTGCTGACGTTGATTTTATCTATATTTGCTGCATTCCCGCTCGCACGCAGATATGTTAAATTCAGCACACTCATTTATATTTTCTTTCTGATTTCCATGTACCTTCCCAACCCGCTCATTCCGCAGTTTTCCCTGATCAATAATCTGGGTCTTTACAACACCCAAATCGGGTACATCTTATTGAAGACGACAGGTACGGGCATTGCCTTTCTCATGTTTGTGGGTTATATCAAATCAATATCGCGTGAACTGGATGAGGCCTCTGCCATGGACGGGTGCGGGTATACAAGGTATCTGTTCACCATCCTTGTTCCGTTAATGAAACCAATCCTGGCAACAGGTATTATTCTTACCGCGATTGGTGTATGGAACGATATTATCGGGCCGACCATTTATTTATCTGATCCGAATTATCAGCCGGTAACCAAAGGACTCTTTACATTTTATGGACAGTACATGAACAACTGGCCGCTGCTCGCCTGTGGCATTCTGATTGTTACCTTGCCACTGGTTGTCCTGTATGTTGCTTTGCAACGTTTCATTGTTGGAGGTGCTATGGCAGGGGCTGTTAAATCGTAA